The nucleotide sequence CAAGTCGAATATCTCGACCACGATCCCCGGTGCGACGCCGGCTGACCTGCGCGGCACCACGAGCTATACGAATGCGTCGGCGACCGGCAATGTCGTCACCAACGGTACCGCTGGTGGTACGACTCCGATCACCACCGCGACCACGCTGGGGGGCATTTCGCAGTCCCTGGTCGGCACGGCTGCCCCGGACGGTGCCGGCACTCCTGCCAGCCTTGCGACGGGCCTCACCCTGCTTGGTACGCCCAGCGCGAGCACCATCGCGGCGAACGGTGCGCCGTCGGACGGTGACGTGCTGGTCGTCGACGGCAAGACGATTACGTTCAGAGCTGGCGCCACGCCGACAGCGGCCGCCGTCCCCGCGGGCTCTGGCTTGAGCGGCAATATCGTCACTGACGGCAATGGCAACTCGACCGTTTACCTCGGGACAAACGCCAGCCCGACCGCCACCGTTCAGGATGTGATGAATGCGATCGACCTCGCGAGCGGCGTTCAGAAGGCAGCCATCTCGGCAGGTCTTGCCACCCTGTCGAACTCGTCGGGCACCAACGCCTCCATCGCCGGCGGTGCTCTCACCCTCACCACCGGCACGGGTGCCGACCTCAGCATCACCGGCAAGTCCGATTTCCTGAAGGCACTCGGCCTGACGACCGCGACCGGCTCCGGCAACGTCACTGTAACCAAGGCGCGTCTGACGACCTCGGCGACGCTGGGCACGCTTGTTCAGGACGGCTCCACGCTCAATGTCGATGGCAAGACGATCACGTTCAAGAACGCGGCCGTCCCCGCTGCCGCTCCGTCGGGCTCCGCCAAGGTCGGCAATATCGTGACGGACAGCAGCGGTAACTCCGTCGTCTACCTCCAGGGCGCGGACGTTCAGGATACGCTCAACGCAATCGACCTCGCGACCGGCGCTGGTACCATCAGCGCGGGGGCCGTGGTGGCCGCGAGCGGTTCGTCGCTTTCGTCGGTCGTCAATGGTGCTCTCAAGATCAGCACCGGCACCTCGGCGGATCTATCGATCACCGGAACGGGCAACGCGCTGTCCGCGTTTGGGCTGACCGGTTCGACCGGCACCGGCACCGCCTTCACCGCGAGTCGCTCGCCGGGGGCCGGCAGCATCTCAGGCAAGACCTTGACCTTCACCGCCTTCAACGGAGGCACGCCGGTCAACGTCACCTTCGGTGATGGAACCAACGGCACGGTCAAGACGCTTGATCAGCTCAACTCTCAGCTTCAGGC is from Bradyrhizobium sp. ISRA430 and encodes:
- a CDS encoding DUF1522 domain-containing protein, whose product is MSNIVLSASVRQNLLSLQSTADLLATTQQRLATGKKVNTALDNPTNFFTAQGLDNRASDISNLLDGINNGVQVLQAANTGITSLQKLIDSAKSIANQALQTTVGYSTKSNISTTIPGATPADLRGTTSYTNASATGNVVTNGTAGGTTPITTATTLGGISQSLVGTAAPDGAGTPASLATGLTLLGTPSASTIAANGAPSDGDVLVVDGKTITFRAGATPTAAAVPAGSGLSGNIVTDGNGNSTVYLGTNASPTATVQDVMNAIDLASGVQKAAISAGLATLSNSSGTNASIAGGALTLTTGTGADLSITGKSDFLKALGLTTATGSGNVTVTKARLTTSATLGTLVQDGSTLNVDGKTITFKNAAVPAAAPSGSAKVGNIVTDSSGNSVVYLQGADVQDTLNAIDLATGAGTISAGAVVAASGSSLSSVVNGALKISTGTSADLSITGTGNALSAFGLTGSTGTGTAFTASRSPGAGSISGKTLTFTAFNGGTPVNVTFGDGTNGTVKTLDQLNSQLQANHLTATIDANGVLTITTVNEYASSTLGSSTAGGVVGGTITGVVSFTTAQPPIQDPVAQTARSNLVNQFNNILAQIDTTSQDASFNGVNLLNGDTLKLIFNETGSSTLSINGVVFNAAGLGLSNLVNGVDFIDNGATNRVLASLNAASSTLRSEGSALGSNLSIVQVRQDFSKNLINVLQTGSSNLTLADTNEEAANSQALSTRQSIAVSALSLANQSQQSVLQLLR